The window TTCTTTTTGCCTCCGATATCGACCAGGCGGCCAGGGAAGCGGGGATCACCGTTTTGACCGGTATGGGCTCCGATCCGGGAACCAACAATGTCCTGGTCAAGTGGTATGCCGATCATTTGGACCGGGTGAATGAGATCTCATTATTCTGGGTGGTCAGTATCGCCGAGCTGGCCGGTGCGGCCTGGGATCACAGCCTGCACATGACCATCGGGAAAATTCCCCAATATCTGGACGGCCAGTTGGTCCATGTGGAAGGTGGCACCGGTGTGGAGACGGCCCAATTCCTGGAACCCCTGGGCACCTGTCAGGTGCGCTATGTGGGCCACCCCCAGCCGCTGACCATCCCGCGCTACATCAAAGGGCTGAAAAAGGTGGAGATCAAGGGTGCGCTCATTCCCTTGTGGGTGGACGAGCTGATCAAAGAACAGAAAGAAACCGGCTTCCTCAGCAAAGAGCCGGTGGAGGTTCACGGGACCAGGGTCACCCCCTATGATCTGACCCTGCGGCTCTGGGACACCATCCCCCAAAACAGGGATAACGGCCCGGAGGCCTCCGGTTTGAAAGTGATCGTCAAAGGGGAAAGAGACGGGAAGCGGGTGACTTACACGGCCGATATCGTGGGCCGCATGAGGCCGGGAACCGGGCTTCCGGCTTCTATTGCCGCCCTGATGATGGAGGCCGGCGATGTGACGGTCAAAGGGGTCGTGGCCCCGGAAGGCTGCATCGATCCGGACAAATTCCTGGCCGCCTTACTGAAAAGGGGCGCTAAAATACATCAAACGGAAACCATAGGCTCGCTGTTTGCACTCTAAGCCCTCATGCCCCAGGGAGCGACACGAAGCATGAAAATGCGAATATCGAATATCGAATAATGAATAATGAATGTCGAAGTAAGGTTGTTTTTGAACCCGTAACTCGTAACTCGTAACCCGCAACTCTATTTTCGAACTAAAGGAAACTATCTATGAAAAGCGCTGAAAAACTGAATATTGCCAGAAGTCAGGAACTGTTTAAAGAGGCCTTGGCCTTGGTCCCCGGCGGGGTCCTGGGTGCCAGAAAACCGGCTGATTTTATCGAAGGCGAATACCCCATCTTTGTGGAAAGCGGCCGGGGCGGCCGGGTGGTCGATGTGGACGGAAATGAGTATATCGATTTCCTCTGCGGCTATGGGCCGATTATTCTGGGCTATCGGGAAGAAGAAGTGGATGAAGCGGTTATCCGCCAGATCAGAGACAAAGGCTTCTGTTTCACCCTGACCCAGCGGTATCAGAATGAGCTGGCCAAAAAACTGAGTCAACTGGTCCCCTGTTCGGAAATGAGTATTTTTTTAAAGACCGGTTCCGATGCCACCACGGCCAGCATCCGTATTGCCAGGGCCTTTACCAACCGGGTCAAGGTGATGCGCTGCGGCTACCACGGCTGGCATGACTGGTGCGTGGAGATGAAAGGGGGCGTCCCTGAAAAATTCTATGAAGATGTCTTTGAATTCCGCTACAACCGTCTCGATCAACTCGAGGACCTGATGGCCCAACACGGCGATCAGACCGCGGCCATCATTATGACCCCTTTCGGACACCACCTGCACATGAAGATGGAAGAGCCCAAATCCGGGTTCCTGGAAGGGGTCCGGGAAATCGCCACCCGGTACGGCGCTATCCTGGTTTTTGATGAAGTCCGGACCGGGTTCCGGTTGGCCCTGGGAGGGGCCCAGGCCTATTACGGGGTCACCCCCGACCTGGTGGTCCTGGGAAAGGGGATGGCCAACGGCTATGCCATCAGCGTGGTGACCGGGAAAAAAGAGGTGATGATGGCCTCGGCCCAGAAGCTGTTCATCTCGTCCACCTTCTTCCCCAATAGTGACGGCTATGTGGCCGCTCTGAAAACCATTGAGATCCTCGAACGGGACAAGGTCATTGATAAGATCTGGGAAAAGGGGGCCCGTTTCTGGAAAAAAATCCAGGAAATCCTCGACCGCTACGATGTGGGCGCCGAGTTAAGCGGGGTGGCTCCCATGTTTTTCATCACCTTCAGGCCCGATGCAGCCAAGACCCACAGGGCCAAACGGGATGATTTTTATACCCAGCTTATTCGCAAAGGGATCTTTTTAACCCCCCACCATCATGGGTATATCTGTTACCGCCACACCGACCAGGATCTGGAACTGGCGGCCCAGGCCATAGAGGAGTCCCTGGCCTACGTAAAAGAGAAACACGGCCGATAGGGCCTGATCACTCATTCGGTCACACAAGACCACCCAGACTGACCTATGCAAGGTGAGTGATCGGAAGCCATCCGTGGGGATATCATTCAAGAAAAATAATCAGGCTAACCTTTTAGGTTCTTCTCCCAATCCATTGGGAGAAGAACCTCTTACCCCAATAGCATTCTCCTTATAGAAAAGACTATCCATAAATAGGATTGTATTCCTATTATCTATATGATATATTAGTAATGAATTCCTAATTTTTTGGAATACAAAGACAAGAAACTTTTTTATCTTACCCTGGAGCAGAACATCCACACAGCCCTGGAAAGTGACCTGATCGCCATTTTTCCATCTTTAAACGGCAACAGCATCAAGAAAATAAAAAAACTGTTAAGCATTATTGCCTCCTCGGTGCCTTTTACTCCGGACTTAAAGAGGTTAAAAACTTTATGGATATCGGTGATGAACGGACCTTGAAAACCTATTTAAAATATCTGGAAGATGCCGGGGTTATCCTGACGGTTTCCAGAAGTGGAAAAGGGCTTAAGGTCCTGGAGAAACCCGAAAAAATTTACCTGAACAACCCGAATCTCATCCAGGCTATTGCGGCTCCGGTTTCGGCCAATAAGGGAAATATTCGAGAAACATTTTTTCTTAATATGCTTGGCACCCTTCATGAGGTCTCTATTCCCGCACAGGGTGATTTCCTGATCAATAACCGTCATCTCTTTGAAGTCGGAAGAAAAAACAAGACCTTTGCCCAAATCAAAAACATCGAGAAGTCCTTCCTGGCCATCGACAGTCTCGAGATAGGGGTAAAAAATAAAATCCCCTTGTGGGTCTTTGGGCTTTTATATTGACCTCTTTCTGAAATGTTGATTTTTAATTTTGGTACTTTATACTCTTTCCATCAAAAAGAAAGTTCTTATCAACGATTAGGATGGAGCCTGGACTGAGACAAAGTCAAAGTTGTTGGAATGGAGCCAGTCGCCAATGACTGAGCAGATTACTGTGATTAAGCAGAAAGATCTTGAAGCATCTAAACCGGTCAAGCGGTTCGAAGCTCTGGATGGATTCAAGGGAATAGCTGTGTTGTGGATCGTCATCTTTCATCTTCTGCTGGCAAGTTCGACGGATTTGGGAAATTATGCGTTTGGGACGACTATTTTTCTGGTCATAAGCGGATTTGCCATTACACACTCTGTAAGCCGCGTTTCGTGGGGGAAGAATGCGGCTATTTCTTTTGTGAAACGCAGGTTCTCGCGCATTTACGCGCCATATCTTCTTTCCCTCCTTTTTGGCGCCTTCCTGCTGCCAATCGCCTGCGCAGTGATACATGTTCTGAAGGGGCGCCCAGGCCCGGTTCAGTTTTATCCTTACACTTTTGGAGATTGGATACAGGTGATATCTCTGGTTAGAGTCTTTTCATCGAACAGTTGGGACCTGGGGATGGCCTTCCGCCCGTTATGGATAAACTGGTACCTTGCCGTCACTGTGCAAATCTACCTCATAATTGCTTTAGCAATTTTTATCAGAAGCCAGAAGTTTATTCTGTTTGTCACGTTCCTGTCGGTACTGATCCTGTTCTCGTCCGTGAAGAAATTCGTCCCCTACGGGCTTTTCTTGCCGTTCTGGCTGCCCTTTTCGATAGGCATGGTCCTCTGGTATGTCATACGCAAGGGGTATGTATTTCAGATTGACTGGCAAAGAGATCGCACCTGGTACGTGGCCGGGATCTGCTCCTACGGTGCAGGGGCTGGTCTTCTGCTGTGGCTTTTCTATGCCTCGTATCTCTTTGCCTTGGCAGTAGGCTTTCTGCTGTGGCTTCTGTATCCCATTGACGGTAGGGTTGCAAGCTGGCTTCCATGTCGGGCCTTCAAAGTTATCGGGCTG of the Deltaproteobacteria bacterium genome contains:
- a CDS encoding saccharopine dehydrogenase NADP-binding domain-containing protein, whose amino-acid sequence is MKVLVVGGTGGMGQGAARDLIKQEQIKQVILGDINIDPIRVQDKLKASDKISLSKIDVNDHQGLVGVIRECDVVVNCAGPFYKTAVAVARAAVEAKVNYIDICDDYEATEILFASDIDQAAREAGITVLTGMGSDPGTNNVLVKWYADHLDRVNEISLFWVVSIAELAGAAWDHSLHMTIGKIPQYLDGQLVHVEGGTGVETAQFLEPLGTCQVRYVGHPQPLTIPRYIKGLKKVEIKGALIPLWVDELIKEQKETGFLSKEPVEVHGTRVTPYDLTLRLWDTIPQNRDNGPEASGLKVIVKGERDGKRVTYTADIVGRMRPGTGLPASIAALMMEAGDVTVKGVVAPEGCIDPDKFLAALLKRGAKIHQTETIGSLFAL
- a CDS encoding aminotransferase class III-fold pyridoxal phosphate-dependent enzyme encodes the protein MKSAEKLNIARSQELFKEALALVPGGVLGARKPADFIEGEYPIFVESGRGGRVVDVDGNEYIDFLCGYGPIILGYREEEVDEAVIRQIRDKGFCFTLTQRYQNELAKKLSQLVPCSEMSIFLKTGSDATTASIRIARAFTNRVKVMRCGYHGWHDWCVEMKGGVPEKFYEDVFEFRYNRLDQLEDLMAQHGDQTAAIIMTPFGHHLHMKMEEPKSGFLEGVREIATRYGAILVFDEVRTGFRLALGGAQAYYGVTPDLVVLGKGMANGYAISVVTGKKEVMMASAQKLFISSTFFPNSDGYVAALKTIEILERDKVIDKIWEKGARFWKKIQEILDRYDVGAELSGVAPMFFITFRPDAAKTHRAKRDDFYTQLIRKGIFLTPHHHGYICYRHTDQDLELAAQAIEESLAYVKEKHGR
- a CDS encoding ATP-binding protein gives rise to the protein MDIGDERTLKTYLKYLEDAGVILTVSRSGKGLKVLEKPEKIYLNNPNLIQAIAAPVSANKGNIRETFFLNMLGTLHEVSIPAQGDFLINNRHLFEVGRKNKTFAQIKNIEKSFLAIDSLEIGVKNKIPLWVFGLLY
- a CDS encoding acyltransferase; the protein is MTEQITVIKQKDLEASKPVKRFEALDGFKGIAVLWIVIFHLLLASSTDLGNYAFGTTIFLVISGFAITHSVSRVSWGKNAAISFVKRRFSRIYAPYLLSLLFGAFLLPIACAVIHVLKGRPGPVQFYPYTFGDWIQVISLVRVFSSNSWDLGMAFRPLWINWYLAVTVQIYLIIALAIFIRSQKFILFVTFLSVLILFSSVKKFVPYGLFLPFWLPFSIGMVLWYVIRKGYVFQIDWQRDRTWYVAGICSYGAGAGLLLWLFYASYLFALAVGFLLWLLYPIDGRVASWLPCRAFKVIGLMSYGLYLVHIPLSLLALEFIPHPSRFPTQITRPFLWVPLTIFMSYLWFIFFERPGSFRGSLIAVVRPLKALKIAFREDWQIVFPSRQGFNFEKKSKIMS